The region TGTATACGTTGCCAAGCTCAGGCGGCCCTCCAAAGAGAGCAGTCTCCATTCCAActtccttctccatctcgccCTGATTCGCAAATTCTTCCTGCAGGATCTTGGTCCACTTCTCAGCCACCTCCCATGGACGCGCCACGTTACTGATATCAGCACATTTGATCAACAATCCACAAACCAAAGTCTTGTACATATCGATATCTTGAGGCTTCCAGCCATCTGTTGTCCGGTTATTTTCCGAGTATTTTTCCTGCAAAGCCCCCAGTCGTTCCATGAACTTCTGGTGAACACCCATGTCTGTGGCCAAGATAGAACTGATAAGCAGCTTGCGCAGTGCCTTGTCTTTGAATGCTGCGGGCCAGTAGCGGCGCAGGATCTGCGAGAAGGCAGCACAGTGGAAGGCTTCCAGCACCGAGTTGTCATTGTAGAGCTGAGCCAGAGGCGCGTTGAGCTTGACCAAGAAGAAATTGTTCACACCAGGATGGCCGACGTCGTGGCCGATCGCTGCTATCAGTAATGTCAAAGCATCAAACGGCTTGAGCATAGACGCGATCGGGCAGTTTTTATCAGCGTTGGCGCCAATCGATCCATAGCTGGGCAGAGCGCCGATATGTAGCAAAAAGCAGAAGACGGATTGTAGGACATCTATCGCGTGTCGGAAATTGTGGTAGAGGACAAATGAGTTATAGGACGCGCGACAAGCCAGCAAAAATGTCTGGAGCTCGCCGGGCGTTaacttccactcctccagctcGGGTATCGTGAATGCATGCTGAAGCATCGCATGGGCGGCAAAAACCAGTTCATCGTCGGTAAACTCGTGCGCCTCGAAATCCCACTCGCCTAGTCGTTCCTTGACGTAGCTCTCGCGTTCTTCGCTAACATAGTAATCTCTGCACCCATCAGCATCTGTTTGACAGCGCATAATCAAAACTTCAAGACTTACCCGTCATGCAATTCCTCGACGACGTCTTCCGGGTTGCAGATGCCTTTCATGAGTTTCGACACCCTGCCAAGTCAGCCTAGCAACggagaaaaaagcaaaaggaaCATACATGGCTTCTCTCAGGTAGGAGTACGGCTGCTCATCATGCACGCCCACCCAAGAGTGCTTGCGCAGTTTCCGCCTTGACATGAAGCGCGACTGTTCCTTCAGAGCGGTTTTCCGAGTCCGATATGCATGGACAACCAGACTCTGAATTCGAACCCTATCCACAGGTGCAGTCAACACATCCACCGCACCGGCGTCTAAGCATCTCGAGATgtgttgaggatgagggaTGTacggctgttgctgatcgGCAGCTGCGGAGGTGGGCTCGCGCGCAGGCGGGCGCAGGATCGCGACGGGAATGACGATATTCGGGCCGTCATGAACGTGAATGTCTGTGGAAAGGCCAGAGAGCAGCCTCAGATCGGACATGCCCTCGCTCTGCGACGAAAATGTAAACCCGCGACGGAGCGGTGCAGGCGACGGCGGTCCCTGCCAAGACCCGCGGCTGGTGCTGCGACGCGATAACGCAGCGGGCTCTTCGCCGTGCAGGTCGATGTCGAGAAACGCAAAAATGGGCGTACAATTATTTGAGTGGCTTTCGCTTAGCTCCGCAAGTTTCGTGACGAGCGACGCGCCGGCTTGACAGAGATACACTATCGCGAAGGAGACATTAGCACAAAACATGCAGTCCGACATTATGCAGAAAGACATACTTCGCCGAGCGACGCCCAATAGGACTTCGACATCCGACCGGAGTGACTCGGGTTCGTCGGGGAATATCAGGGATTCGGGCGGAGAGCCTTGATACACCCATCGCTCTGACTGGATACGAGAATCGATATAGATTGCAGCGCAGTCGATGTGATCCATCGTGTCAACCGGATCCGGGGCGCTCATGGCTCGGGGCGCCTCTAGCCAGCTGAATCACTCGACAGCGGTATCTATacgaaggagaaggaggacaACACTCTTCCCAGTCTAGACTCGCCCTCATAGGTCGAGAGTCCCAGGCAGCGCAGGctctgatgaagaagcggaaCAGAAACGAACGGCGGGCGAGGAATGGTGCGTAATGATGATGCGGGAAGACGGTCAAGATGGTAGAGGCGAAGGAAACCAGGCGAGATCGGTCAAAGGAGGGACAGTCGAAATGAGTGAAGCGACGATTTTTAGTTCTCTATTCAGGGTCTTGCATTGCGTCAGTGTCTGTTCCAGTCTAGGGTCGTGGTCCAAGAAGTGTACGCAGGCGGCGCAAGCAGGAGGCAGGGTAGAGTAGGGTAGAGTAGGGTAGGGGCAACGAATGAGGTGCAGGCGAGGGACCATTGGCGACGAACTGGCGTCGAACCGGCGTGGAAAAAAGCGCAAGGGCGGACAATGGAATTGTTGGTGCGGTCGTCCACCAAGATTACGACCCAAGGGGGGGGAAACGCAGGCGCACTCCAGACACAAAAGTGCCTATCTGAGGCAGCTGCAGTTCTTTGTACGGCCCGTCGACGAGGCGAGACCAGACGGGACGGGGGCGCGAGGCTCGAATGACGAAACAGGGTACAGTGTGAACTCACATTGACGGTCGTCCCAGATGACGAGCCAGAAAAGAATCGGCAAAGAGAGGCAGGagtgaggagaaaagaacaaTTGCGGGCGTGACTGCTGAGGACTGTGAGAGTCTCCCACGGGGCGAAATGCGCCCGATCAATCTGCCACCCAGGGAACCTCGAGTCACGGATGATAGATAGACCACCAACAACCGATACGCAAAAGGGGTGGGTAGGTAGCGAAGCAGATTAATGCCGATGGGTACAAAGAGTACAGAGGGGACAGAGGTACAGATAATACAGAATGGTCCAGAGTGGTACCGTCAGACTAGACTGGtgagggagaggacgatgTCAAAAGACAGAAAGAGGGATCCTAGGGCGTCATGGTGGGCCAGCGATAGGGCCAGAcggagaaaaaaaaaagccacGAGACTGAACGCCAGAAAGCAGCAGAGGGTAAGGGTGGAGAGGGAAGATCGATCGGGAGAAAAGTCGACGAAGTTGTACGATGAGTGTGGAGATGTAGAGTCAGTCAGTAACACTGGACGGGCGCAGAATGATTAAGAGCACCGTCAGGCCCGGGACGAAAATAGAAGCAGAGCAGGGCGGCGAGCAGACGGTCGAATAAagggatgaggagaagaagaaagaagggaggagagaaTCTAGAGGGTCAGAGTCCCAGAGCGCGACgagagcgaagagaacgggaagaagagcgaaGGGGCCAGTAAGGATGGGTGTAGGAAGGGTACGAAGGTTAGGAGGGTTAGGATGGGTTTGG is a window of Aspergillus nidulans FGSC A4 chromosome VI DNA encoding:
- the pdeB gene encoding 3',5'-cyclic-nucleotide phosphodiesterase PDE2 (transcript_id=CADANIAT00010372) — translated: MDHIDCAAIYIDSRIQSERWVYQGSPPESLIFPDEPESLRSDVEVLLGVARRMYLCQAGASLVTKLAELSESHSNNCTPIFAFLDIDLHGEEPAALSRRSTSRGSWQGPPSPAPLRRGFTFSSQSEGMSDLRLLSGLSTDIHVHDGPNIVIPVAILRPPAREPTSAAADQQQPYIPHPQHISRCLDAGAVDVLTAPVDRVRIQSLVVHAYRTRKTALKEQSRFMSRRKLRKHSWVGVHDEQPYSYLREAMVSKLMKGICNPEDVVEELHDGDYYVSEERESYVKERLGEWDFEAHEFTDDELVFAAHAMLQHAFTIPELEEWKLTPGELQTFLLACRASYNSFVLYHNFRHAIDVLQSVFCFLLHIGALPSYGSIGANADKNCPIASMLKPFDALTLLIAAIGHDVGHPGVNNFFLVKLNAPLAQLYNDNSVLEAFHCAAFSQILRRYWPAAFKDKALRKLLISSILATDMGVHQKFMERLGALQEKYSENNRTTDGWKPQDIDMYKTLVCGLLIKCADISNVARPWEVAEKWTKILQEEFANQGEMEKEVGMETALFGGPPELGNVYKLATGQMGFMSIFALPLFEGVSDLLDGLKFTVDHIRRNHTRWHYLANLEKGKPFLMVGPGPDGHVSPRSHSPSASYRDTQATPKVPTVTPPTPVTSHPKPTASFPAKEPYQQRIDEADDYFGPRRSARTSVGSAYNENQISPVVSPDTPGPQMDITGDSYPVDEPSRKSSCAVPDMGPGSITEPMPTKTPTSGDEQSPSSAVTYDNSVEGTGERANGTRSIYRHHANTASSGCTSAPSNSQRNSGTHSNAMTPISPSTNATSVLSADSDDHGYVRDIPRSDYADWDNRSPRAGSPKHGDRGSENTMHSGHSQLFDGSDRNRSGNGSSTHSVNTGSSTGQTPHWDELGPDQPTRKLPKRRSRLRLAFWRRKNYQSHQHELPGESR